A window of the Serratia sarumanii genome harbors these coding sequences:
- the rnt gene encoding ribonuclease T — protein sequence MRAAFDEDKKLMAEKSDLNALSGRFRGFYPVVIDVETAGFNANTDALLEIAAVTLKMDEDGWLQRDETLHFHVEPFEGANLQPEALAFNGIDPHNPLRGAVSEYDALHAIFKAVRKGLKDRGCNRAIIVAHNANFDHSFLMAAAERAGLKRNPFHPFATFDTAALSGLVLGQTVLAKACIAAGMPFDSSQAHSALYDTEQTALLFCELVNRWKRLGGWPLPAGDLAE from the coding sequence ATGCGCGCTGCATTCGATGAAGATAAGAAACTGATGGCCGAGAAAAGTGATCTTAACGCCCTGAGTGGTCGTTTTCGTGGGTTTTATCCCGTAGTAATAGATGTTGAAACCGCCGGCTTTAACGCCAATACCGATGCGTTGCTGGAGATCGCCGCCGTCACGCTGAAAATGGATGAAGATGGCTGGCTGCAGCGGGACGAGACCCTGCACTTCCACGTGGAGCCTTTCGAGGGCGCCAACCTGCAGCCGGAAGCGCTGGCGTTTAACGGCATCGATCCGCACAACCCGCTGCGCGGCGCGGTCAGCGAATATGACGCGCTGCACGCCATTTTCAAAGCGGTGCGCAAAGGGCTCAAGGATCGCGGTTGCAACCGGGCCATTATCGTGGCGCACAACGCCAACTTCGATCACAGCTTCCTGATGGCCGCGGCCGAACGCGCAGGCCTGAAGCGCAACCCGTTCCATCCGTTCGCTACCTTCGACACCGCCGCGCTGAGCGGCCTGGTGCTGGGCCAAACGGTGTTGGCGAAGGCCTGTATCGCGGCCGGAATGCCGTTCGACAGCAGCCAGGCGCACTCTGCGCTGTACGACACCGAGCAAACCGCCCTGCTGTTTTGCGAGCTGGTTAACCGCTGGAAACGTCTCGGCGGTTGGCCGCTGCCCGCCGGCGATCTCGCCGAATAA
- a CDS encoding alkene reductase, whose protein sequence is MKTEKLLSPLKVGAITLPNRVFMAPLTRLRSIEPGDIPTPLMAEYYAQRASAGLIVTEATQVSFQAKGYAGAPGLHTPEQIAAWKNITQAVHDNNGHIAVQLWHVGRISHASLQPGGQAPVAPSAINAETRTTVRDETGAWVRVPTSTPRALETSEIPGIVNDFRQATANAREAGFDFIELHAAHGYLLHQFMSPASNQRTDQYGGSIENRTRLTLEVVDATIAEWGSEHIGIRISPLGPFNGLDNGEDQEEAALYLVEELNKRNIAYLHISEPDWAGGKPYSDAFRDSVRAHFNGVIVGAGAYTAEKAEALIEKGFIDAVAFGRSYIANPDLVERFRQHAPLNEPKPETFYGGGAEGYTDYPFLAK, encoded by the coding sequence ATGAAGACTGAAAAATTGCTCTCTCCGCTGAAGGTTGGCGCCATCACCCTGCCCAACCGCGTGTTTATGGCTCCGCTGACGCGTTTGCGCAGCATCGAGCCAGGCGACATTCCTACGCCGCTGATGGCGGAATATTATGCACAGCGCGCCAGCGCCGGCCTGATCGTGACCGAAGCGACCCAGGTTTCCTTCCAGGCGAAAGGCTACGCCGGCGCGCCGGGGTTGCATACGCCGGAGCAGATCGCCGCATGGAAAAACATCACGCAGGCAGTGCATGACAACAACGGCCATATTGCCGTGCAGCTGTGGCACGTAGGCCGCATCTCCCACGCCAGCCTGCAGCCGGGCGGGCAAGCACCGGTCGCCCCTTCGGCAATCAACGCCGAAACCCGCACCACCGTGCGTGATGAAACCGGCGCCTGGGTGCGCGTGCCGACCTCCACGCCGCGTGCGCTCGAAACCAGCGAGATCCCGGGCATCGTCAACGATTTCCGCCAGGCGACCGCCAACGCGCGGGAAGCCGGCTTTGACTTCATCGAACTGCATGCGGCGCACGGCTATTTGCTGCATCAATTCATGTCACCGGCCTCCAACCAACGTACCGATCAATACGGCGGCAGCATCGAGAATCGCACTCGCCTGACGCTGGAAGTGGTCGACGCCACCATCGCCGAATGGGGTTCCGAACACATCGGCATCCGCATCTCGCCGCTGGGGCCGTTCAACGGGCTGGACAACGGTGAAGATCAGGAAGAAGCGGCGCTGTATCTGGTGGAAGAGCTGAATAAGCGCAACATCGCTTACCTGCACATCTCCGAACCGGACTGGGCCGGCGGCAAACCGTATTCCGACGCCTTCCGCGACTCGGTGCGCGCCCACTTTAACGGGGTGATCGTCGGCGCCGGCGCCTACACCGCCGAGAAAGCCGAAGCGTTGATCGAAAAAGGCTTCATCGACGCGGTGGCCTTCGGCCGCAGCTACATCGCCAACCCGGATCTGGTAGAGCGTTTCCGTCAGCACGCTCCGCTGAACGAACCTAAGCCGGAAACCTTCTACGGCGGCGGCGCCGAAGGCTATACCGACTATCCGTTTCTGGCGAAGTAA
- the punC gene encoding purine nucleoside transporter PunC: MRNSFGFMFYLAGLSMLGYLATDMYLPAFGAMREELQISAGAVSASLSIFLAGFAFAQLLWGPLSDRLGRKPVLLIGLTLFALGCLGMLWVENAVQLWILRFIQAVGVCAAAAIWQALVVDRYREGQANRVFATIMPLVALSPALAPLLGAWLLNHASWRAIFAALLAITALLLLPTLLLKERAKTQPSADAPKNSVSFWQLLRSPVFSGNVAMYAACSAGFFAWLTGSPFILGDMGYSPSDIGLSYVPQTLAFLLGGYGCRAALKRINGKTLLPWLLVAYGVSMVALYLVATLTDPTLTTLLIPFCVMALVNGAGYPIMVANALMPFPESSGKAAALQNTLQLGLCFVASMLVSAFIAQPLLATVTVMVSTVILAALGYFLQRGKAADAQQKPQREHANSAS; this comes from the coding sequence ATGCGAAATTCCTTTGGCTTTATGTTCTACCTCGCCGGCCTGAGCATGCTGGGTTATCTGGCGACCGATATGTATCTGCCCGCCTTCGGCGCCATGCGGGAGGAACTGCAAATTTCCGCCGGCGCGGTGAGCGCCAGCCTGAGCATCTTCCTGGCCGGCTTCGCCTTTGCGCAGCTGCTGTGGGGGCCGCTCTCCGACCGTCTGGGCCGCAAACCGGTATTATTGATCGGGCTGACGCTGTTCGCCCTCGGCTGCCTGGGCATGCTGTGGGTGGAAAACGCCGTGCAGCTCTGGATCCTGCGCTTTATTCAGGCCGTCGGCGTCTGCGCCGCCGCCGCCATCTGGCAAGCGCTGGTGGTTGACCGTTACCGCGAAGGCCAGGCCAACCGCGTGTTCGCCACCATTATGCCGCTGGTAGCGCTGTCGCCGGCGCTGGCGCCGCTGCTCGGCGCCTGGTTGCTGAACCACGCCAGCTGGCGCGCGATCTTCGCCGCGCTGTTGGCCATCACCGCGCTGCTGCTGCTGCCGACGCTGCTGCTCAAAGAGCGCGCCAAAACGCAACCCAGCGCCGATGCGCCAAAAAACAGCGTCAGCTTCTGGCAACTGTTGAGATCCCCGGTGTTCAGCGGCAACGTCGCCATGTACGCCGCCTGCTCGGCCGGCTTCTTCGCCTGGCTGACCGGCTCGCCGTTCATCCTCGGTGACATGGGCTACAGCCCGAGCGATATCGGCCTGAGCTACGTGCCGCAAACGCTGGCCTTCCTGCTGGGTGGCTACGGCTGCCGCGCCGCGCTCAAGCGCATCAACGGCAAAACCCTGCTGCCGTGGCTGCTGGTAGCTTATGGTGTCAGCATGGTGGCGCTGTATCTGGTGGCCACCCTGACCGATCCGACGCTCACCACGCTGCTGATCCCATTCTGCGTGATGGCGCTGGTCAACGGCGCCGGCTATCCGATCATGGTGGCGAATGCGCTGATGCCGTTCCCGGAAAGCAGCGGCAAGGCCGCCGCGCTGCAAAATACGCTGCAGTTGGGGCTGTGCTTTGTGGCGAGCATGCTGGTGTCGGCATTTATTGCCCAGCCGCTGTTGGCGACGGTGACGGTGATGGTGTCTACGGTAATCCTGGCCGCGCTGGGGTATTTCCTGCAGCGTGGAAAAGCGGCCGATGCGCAGCAAAAGCCGCAGCGGGAACATGCTAACTCAGCGTCATAA
- a CDS encoding C40 family peptidase — protein MRLILTLFALLFTQLFFNLAHAAPQARVAAEQRKSHANEARPDDRRKKKADKTAKKAKVTAPAKKTKTAKAKSEKSAKKIASAKPKAKAQKTAKIKVTPPKKGYKKGYGRHREAGMATAKLARDEKPLKLSPAHKKRYQHAKQTAMAKLMGQMGKPYRWGGSSPRTGFDCSGLIYYAYKDVVKIKMPRTANEMYHLRDAAPIKKSELESGDLVFFRINNRGVADHVGVYLGNGKFIQSPRTGEEIRISQLDNDYWQNHYIGARRVVTPKTIR, from the coding sequence ATGCGTTTAATTCTTACGCTCTTTGCGCTGCTGTTTACGCAGCTCTTCTTCAATTTGGCGCACGCTGCGCCACAGGCGCGTGTTGCCGCCGAGCAGCGTAAAAGCCATGCTAATGAAGCGCGGCCCGATGACCGCAGAAAAAAGAAAGCGGACAAAACCGCTAAAAAAGCCAAAGTGACGGCCCCCGCGAAAAAAACCAAGACCGCCAAGGCGAAAAGCGAGAAAAGCGCGAAAAAGATCGCCAGCGCCAAACCCAAGGCCAAAGCGCAGAAAACCGCCAAGATTAAAGTCACCCCGCCGAAAAAGGGCTACAAAAAAGGCTACGGCCGCCACCGCGAAGCCGGTATGGCCACCGCCAAGCTGGCGCGTGATGAAAAACCGTTGAAACTCAGCCCGGCGCACAAAAAACGCTATCAGCATGCCAAGCAGACCGCGATGGCCAAGCTGATGGGCCAGATGGGCAAACCTTACCGCTGGGGCGGCAGCTCGCCGCGCACCGGTTTCGACTGCAGCGGCCTTATCTATTACGCCTATAAAGACGTGGTAAAAATCAAGATGCCGCGCACCGCCAACGAGATGTACCACCTGCGCGACGCGGCGCCGATCAAGAAAAGCGAACTGGAAAGTGGCGATCTGGTGTTCTTCCGCATCAACAACCGCGGCGTGGCGGATCATGTCGGCGTTTATCTCGGCAACGGCAAATTCATCCAGTCGCCGCGCACCGGCGAAGAGATCCGCATCAGCCAGCTCGACAACGACTATTGGCAAAACCACTACATCGGCGCGCGCCGCGTAGTAACGCCGAAAACCATTCGTTAA
- the gloA gene encoding lactoylglutathione lyase, producing the protein MRLLHTMIRVGDLQRAIDFYTKVLGMRLLRTSENPEYKYSLAFVGYTEESEGAVIELTYNWGTDSYDMGTAFGHLALGVDDVAATCDSIRRAGGKVTREAGPVKGGTTVIAFVEDPDGYKIELIENKHAGQGLGH; encoded by the coding sequence ATGCGCTTACTCCATACCATGATCCGCGTCGGTGATCTGCAACGCGCCATCGACTTCTACACCAAGGTATTAGGCATGCGCCTGCTGCGCACCAGCGAAAACCCCGAGTACAAGTACTCCCTGGCTTTCGTCGGCTATACGGAAGAGAGCGAAGGTGCGGTTATCGAACTGACCTATAACTGGGGCACCGACAGCTACGACATGGGCACCGCCTTCGGCCACCTGGCGCTGGGCGTGGACGACGTTGCCGCCACCTGCGACAGCATCCGCCGCGCAGGCGGCAAGGTCACCCGCGAAGCCGGCCCGGTGAAAGGCGGCACCACGGTCATCGCCTTCGTCGAGGATCCGGACGGCTACAAAATCGAGCTGATCGAAAACAAACACGCCGGTCAGGGCCTCGGCCACTAA
- a CDS encoding YnhF family membrane protein produces MDTELKMSLFTTVCALAVIIAFSFVAALN; encoded by the coding sequence ATGGATACCGAATTGAAGATGTCGCTGTTCACCACCGTCTGCGCGTTGGCGGTCATTATCGCTTTCAGCTTCGTTGCCGCGTTGAACTGA
- a CDS encoding TetR/AcrR family transcriptional regulator — MLGTMMTKSTHCNVDTREHLLATGETLSLRLGFTGMGLSELLATAGVPKGSFYHYFRSKEAFGEAMLQRYFAHYDAQMQALFADRRGDARHQLLGYYAQAISYHCRSECHNACLAVKLSAEVSDLSEPMRHALETGTARVIGHLQEAIERGIAEGSLSVAMSPAATAETLYSLWLGASLRAKIRHSLAPLTSALESIELLLRPPQA, encoded by the coding sequence ATGCTCGGCACCATGATGACCAAATCAACGCATTGCAACGTGGACACACGTGAACATCTGCTCGCCACCGGCGAAACCCTCAGCCTGCGCCTGGGCTTTACCGGCATGGGGCTGAGTGAACTGCTGGCCACCGCGGGCGTGCCGAAAGGCTCGTTCTACCACTATTTTCGCTCGAAGGAAGCCTTCGGCGAAGCGATGCTGCAACGTTATTTCGCCCATTATGATGCACAAATGCAGGCGCTGTTTGCCGACAGACGCGGCGATGCCCGCCACCAGCTGCTCGGCTATTACGCTCAGGCTATCAGCTACCACTGCCGCAGCGAATGCCACAACGCCTGCCTGGCGGTGAAGCTTTCCGCCGAGGTGAGCGATCTGTCGGAACCGATGCGTCATGCGCTGGAAACGGGCACCGCTCGCGTGATCGGCCACCTGCAGGAGGCCATCGAGCGCGGTATCGCCGAGGGCTCGCTGTCGGTGGCCATGAGCCCCGCGGCGACCGCAGAAACGCTGTATTCACTGTGGCTCGGTGCCTCGCTGCGCGCCAAGATCCGCCACTCGCTGGCGCCGTTAACGAGCGCGCTGGAAAGCATCGAGTTGCTGCTGCGCCCGCCGCAAGCGTAA
- the sodB gene encoding superoxide dismutase [Fe]: MSFELPALPYEKNALEPHISAETLEYHYGKHHNTYVVNLNNLVKGSEFEGKSLEEIIKTSNGGVFNNAAQVWNHTFYWHCLSPQGGGEPQGELAAAIVKSFGSFAAFKEQFTDAAVKNFGAGWTWLVKKPDGALAIVNTSNAATPLTGEDKPLLTVDVWEHAYYIDYRNARPKYLENFWALVNWTFAAENLA, translated from the coding sequence ATGTCGTTTGAATTACCTGCATTACCGTATGAGAAAAACGCGCTCGAGCCGCACATCTCCGCCGAGACCCTGGAATACCACTACGGCAAACACCATAACACCTACGTGGTTAACCTGAACAACCTGGTGAAAGGCAGCGAGTTCGAAGGCAAATCGCTCGAAGAGATCATCAAGACCTCAAACGGCGGCGTCTTCAACAACGCCGCGCAGGTGTGGAACCACACCTTCTACTGGCACTGCCTGTCGCCACAGGGCGGCGGTGAACCGCAGGGCGAACTGGCGGCGGCGATCGTCAAATCCTTCGGCTCTTTCGCTGCGTTCAAAGAGCAGTTTACCGATGCCGCAGTGAAAAACTTCGGCGCCGGTTGGACCTGGCTGGTGAAAAAACCGGACGGCGCGCTGGCGATCGTCAACACCTCCAACGCGGCCACCCCGCTGACCGGTGAAGACAAACCGCTGCTGACCGTTGACGTGTGGGAACACGCGTATTACATCGATTACCGCAATGCGCGTCCAAAATACCTGGAAAACTTCTGGGCGTTGGTCAACTGGACCTTCGCAGCGGAAAACCTGGCGTAA
- a CDS encoding Grx4 family monothiol glutaredoxin — translation MTTTLEKIQHQIAENPILLYMKGSPKLPSCGFSAQAVQALSACGERFAYVDILQNPDIRAELPKYANWPTFPQLWVDGELVGGCDIIIEMYQRGELQQLIKETAEKYKAQEDQQS, via the coding sequence ATGACGACGACACTTGAAAAAATTCAGCACCAGATCGCTGAAAACCCGATTCTGCTGTACATGAAAGGTTCGCCAAAGCTGCCGAGCTGCGGCTTCTCCGCACAGGCTGTGCAAGCGCTGTCCGCCTGCGGCGAGCGTTTCGCTTACGTGGACATTCTGCAGAACCCGGACATCCGCGCCGAGCTGCCAAAATACGCCAACTGGCCGACGTTCCCGCAGCTGTGGGTAGACGGTGAGCTGGTCGGCGGTTGCGATATCATTATCGAAATGTATCAGCGCGGCGAACTGCAGCAGCTGATCAAAGAAACGGCAGAAAAGTATAAAGCGCAGGAAGACCAGCAGTCTTAA
- the purR gene encoding HTH-type transcriptional repressor PurR produces the protein MATIKDVAKRAGVSTTTVSHVINKTRFVAEETKAAVWAAIKELHYSPSAVARSLKVNHTKSIGLLATSSEAPYFAEVIEAVENSCYSKGYTLILCNSHNNLDKQRAYLAMLAQKRVDGLLVMCSEYPDQLLGMLEDYRNIPMVVMDWGAARGDFTDTIIDNAFEGGYLAGRYLIERGHRDIGAIPGQLSRNTGGGRHQGFMKALQEAHIDIREEWIVQGDFEPESGYKAMHQILSQKQRPTAVFCGGDIMAMGAICAADELGLRVPQDISVIGYDNVRNARYFTPALTTIHQPKERLGEMAFTMLLDRIISKREESQVIEVHPKLIERRSVADGPFIDYRR, from the coding sequence ATGGCAACGATTAAAGATGTGGCCAAACGCGCGGGCGTTTCCACCACCACCGTTTCGCACGTCATCAATAAGACTCGTTTCGTCGCCGAAGAGACCAAAGCGGCCGTGTGGGCCGCCATCAAAGAGCTGCACTACTCGCCGAGCGCCGTGGCGCGCAGCCTGAAAGTCAATCACACCAAGTCGATCGGCCTGCTGGCCACCTCGAGCGAAGCGCCCTACTTTGCCGAAGTGATCGAGGCGGTGGAAAACAGCTGCTACAGCAAAGGCTACACCCTGATCCTGTGCAACTCGCACAACAATCTGGACAAGCAGCGCGCCTACCTGGCGATGCTGGCGCAAAAGCGCGTCGACGGCCTGTTGGTCATGTGCTCCGAGTACCCGGATCAGCTGCTGGGCATGCTGGAAGATTACCGCAACATCCCGATGGTGGTGATGGACTGGGGCGCCGCGCGCGGCGACTTCACCGACACCATCATCGATAACGCGTTCGAAGGCGGCTATCTGGCCGGCCGTTACCTGATCGAGCGCGGCCACCGCGATATCGGCGCCATTCCGGGCCAGCTGTCGCGCAACACTGGCGGCGGCCGTCATCAGGGCTTTATGAAGGCGCTGCAGGAAGCGCATATCGACATTCGCGAAGAGTGGATCGTCCAGGGTGACTTCGAGCCGGAGTCCGGCTACAAGGCGATGCACCAAATCCTGTCGCAAAAACAGCGGCCGACCGCGGTATTCTGCGGCGGCGATATCATGGCGATGGGCGCCATCTGCGCGGCCGACGAGCTGGGGCTGCGGGTGCCGCAGGATATTTCCGTGATCGGCTATGACAACGTGCGCAACGCTCGCTACTTCACCCCGGCGCTGACCACCATTCACCAGCCGAAAGAGCGTCTGGGCGAAATGGCCTTCACCATGCTGCTGGATCGCATTATCAGTAAACGCGAAGAGTCGCAGGTGATCGAAGTGCATCCGAAGCTGATCGAACGCCGCTCGGTCGCCGACGGCCCGTTCATCGACTACCGCCGCTAA
- the cfa gene encoding cyclopropane fatty acyl phospholipid synthase produces MSSSCIEDLSIQDNQWYRIAHEMLGLAGIEINGSRPFDIQVKNPDFFKRVLQQGSLGLGESYMDGWWECERLDMFFQRVVSAGLEKKLPHHLKDTLRIAAARLTNLQSKKRAWIVGKEHYDLGNDLFTLMLDPYMQYSCGYWKDATTLEEAQEAKLRMICEKLQLQPGMRLLDIGCGWGGLSAYAAKNYGVSVVGVTISAEQQKLAQARCAGLDVQILLQDYRDLHQQFDRIVSVGMFEHVGPKNYRTYFNVVERNLAPHGLFLLHTIGSNKTDMNVDPWINKYIFPNGCLPSVSHIAEASEGHFVMEDWHNIGADYDRTLMAWFERFKQAWPQLAPRYSERFERMFSYYLNACAGAFRARDLQLWQVVFSPKGVEGGIRVAR; encoded by the coding sequence ATGAGTTCATCGTGTATAGAAGATCTGAGCATCCAGGACAATCAGTGGTACCGTATCGCGCACGAAATGCTCGGCCTGGCCGGCATTGAAATCAACGGTTCGCGCCCCTTCGATATTCAGGTTAAAAACCCCGATTTCTTTAAACGCGTCTTGCAGCAAGGTTCGCTGGGCCTGGGCGAAAGCTATATGGACGGCTGGTGGGAATGCGAGCGGCTGGATATGTTCTTCCAGCGCGTGGTCAGCGCCGGGCTGGAGAAGAAACTCCCCCACCACCTGAAAGATACCCTGCGTATCGCCGCCGCGCGCCTGACCAATCTGCAATCGAAAAAGCGCGCCTGGATCGTCGGCAAAGAACATTACGATCTCGGCAACGATCTGTTTACCCTGATGCTCGATCCTTACATGCAATATTCCTGCGGCTACTGGAAAGACGCCACCACGCTGGAGGAGGCACAGGAAGCCAAGCTGCGGATGATCTGCGAGAAACTGCAGCTGCAACCGGGCATGCGCTTGCTGGACATCGGCTGCGGCTGGGGCGGCCTCTCCGCCTATGCGGCGAAAAATTACGGCGTATCGGTGGTCGGCGTGACCATCTCCGCAGAACAGCAGAAGCTGGCTCAGGCGCGCTGCGCCGGGCTGGATGTGCAGATCCTGCTGCAGGATTACCGCGATCTGCATCAGCAGTTCGATCGCATCGTCTCGGTCGGCATGTTCGAGCACGTCGGGCCGAAAAACTACCGCACCTATTTCAATGTGGTAGAACGCAATCTGGCGCCGCACGGTCTCTTCCTGCTGCACACTATCGGCTCCAACAAAACCGACATGAACGTCGATCCGTGGATCAACAAGTACATTTTCCCGAACGGCTGCCTGCCTTCAGTGAGCCATATCGCCGAAGCCAGCGAAGGCCATTTCGTGATGGAAGACTGGCACAACATCGGCGCCGACTACGATCGCACGCTGATGGCCTGGTTCGAGCGCTTCAAACAGGCGTGGCCGCAGCTTGCACCGCGCTATTCCGAACGCTTCGAGCGGATGTTCAGCTATTACCTGAACGCCTGCGCCGGCGCGTTCCGGGCGCGCGATCTGCAGCTGTGGCAGGTGGTGTTCAGCCCGAAAGGCGTTGAAGGCGGCATCCGCGTCGCCCGCTAA
- a CDS encoding I78 family peptidase inhibitor has protein sequence MKFYGKTLLLTALLALSACSSSPEQGASAQMADADDTCGASQYQNFVGKPMTSLEGVRIDAKVRAIPYNSAVTMDFNLRRLNFLGDSDDKIIRVYCG, from the coding sequence GTGAAGTTTTATGGGAAAACGTTGTTGTTAACCGCGTTGCTGGCGCTGAGCGCCTGCAGCAGTTCGCCTGAGCAGGGCGCGAGCGCGCAAATGGCCGATGCGGATGATACCTGCGGCGCTTCGCAGTATCAAAACTTCGTCGGCAAACCGATGACCTCGCTGGAAGGCGTGCGGATCGACGCCAAGGTGCGCGCCATTCCGTACAACTCTGCCGTCACCATGGATTTCAACCTGCGCCGCCTGAACTTCCTTGGCGACAGCGACGATAAAATCATCCGCGTCTACTGCGGCTAA
- the punR gene encoding DNA-binding transcriptional activator PunR — translation MWSEYSLEVVDAVARTGSFSAAAQELHRVPSAVSYTVRQLEQWLAVPLFERRHRDVELTPAGALFIKDARVVIKKMLDTRRHCQQVANGWRGQLNIAVDIIVKPQRSRQLVLDFYRHFPDVELMLQPEVFNGVWDALVDGRADMAIGATRAVPVGGGFAFRDMGYMNWLCVASPQHPLAQLTGPLNDDQLRPYPSLCLEDTSRNLPKRVTWTLDNQRRLVVPDWTSALDCLCAGLCVGMMPAHRALPRVQRGELTALQLQQPFPASPCCLTWQQDKPSPAMSWLLAYLGDGETLNQEWLSEVEPEAAQASGAGD, via the coding sequence ATGTGGTCTGAATATTCTCTTGAAGTGGTCGATGCGGTGGCGCGCACCGGCAGTTTCAGCGCGGCGGCGCAGGAGCTGCACCGGGTGCCGTCGGCGGTCAGCTATACCGTACGGCAGCTGGAGCAATGGCTGGCGGTGCCGCTGTTTGAGCGGCGTCATCGCGATGTGGAGTTGACGCCCGCCGGTGCGCTGTTTATCAAAGATGCGCGAGTTGTTATCAAAAAAATGCTCGACACCCGCCGCCACTGTCAGCAGGTGGCCAACGGATGGCGCGGCCAGCTGAATATCGCGGTCGACATCATCGTCAAACCGCAGCGCAGCCGCCAACTGGTGCTGGATTTCTACCGTCATTTCCCCGACGTCGAATTGATGCTGCAACCCGAAGTGTTCAACGGCGTGTGGGATGCCTTGGTGGATGGCAGGGCGGACATGGCGATCGGCGCCACGCGCGCGGTGCCGGTCGGCGGCGGCTTCGCCTTCCGCGACATGGGTTATATGAACTGGCTGTGTGTGGCCAGCCCGCAACATCCTCTCGCGCAGTTGACGGGGCCGCTGAATGACGATCAGCTGCGGCCGTACCCTTCGCTTTGCCTGGAGGACACCTCTCGCAATCTGCCCAAGCGCGTCACCTGGACGCTGGATAACCAGCGGCGGCTGGTGGTGCCGGACTGGACTTCGGCGCTCGACTGTCTGTGCGCCGGGCTGTGCGTCGGCATGATGCCGGCGCATCGGGCGCTGCCGCGGGTGCAGCGCGGTGAGCTGACGGCGTTGCAGCTGCAGCAGCCGTTTCCCGCCAGCCCTTGCTGCCTGACCTGGCAGCAGGATAAACCGTCACCGGCGATGAGCTGGCTGCTGGCGTATCTGGGCGATGGGGAGACGCTGAATCAGGAGTGGCTGAGCGAGGTGGAACCGGAAGCCGCGCAGGCTTCCGGCGCGGGGGATTAG